From the Exiguobacterium marinum DSM 16307 genome, the window AAAATAGCCGGTATTAAGCCGGGAGAGGCTTTGTTTGTCCACACGTCGCTTTCTAAACTCGGGTGGGTATGTGGTGGTGCCCAGACTGTGATTGAGGCGTTGCAAGAAGTGGTAGGGCCAGCTGGACTGATTATGATGGCGACCCAAACCGGAGACAATTCAGATCCGGCTGAATGGGAAGCTCCCCCCGTCCCGGTTGAATGGTGGCAGACGATTCGTGCCGAAATGCCACCATATGAAAAGGGGAAGACAGCGACTCGTGGAATGGGACGTGTTCCGGAGCTCTTCCGAACACACCCGGACGTTTATCGCAGCTCCCACCCGATGTGGTCAGTCGCCGCATGGGGAAAAGATGCAGAAGAAATCGTTTCTGGTCACACGGTCGACGTCGGTTTTGGTCCCGGCTCTCCAATCGAACGAATGATTGAGCGAGATGCACGTGTCCTTCATCTCGGCTCACCGCTCGATGCGACGACACTTTGGCACTATGCCGAGTACGGAATCGATGGACCGACAAAATCGTTTGGTTGCGCCGTCCTTGATCGCGATGAACGTGAATGGATTACGTTTGACCACATCGATGTAAACAGTGATCCATTTGGTGCGATAGGCGAAAATATTGTCAAACAAAAAGGTGTTCGA encodes:
- a CDS encoding aminoglycoside N(3)-acetyltransferase; amino-acid sequence: MVTKSSIMDSLKIAGIKPGEALFVHTSLSKLGWVCGGAQTVIEALQEVVGPAGLIMMATQTGDNSDPAEWEAPPVPVEWWQTIRAEMPPYEKGKTATRGMGRVPELFRTHPDVYRSSHPMWSVAAWGKDAEEIVSGHTVDVGFGPGSPIERMIERDARVLHLGSPLDATTLWHYAEYGIDGPTKSFGCAVLDRDEREWITFDHIDVNSDPFGAIGENIVKQKGVRTFTINEATCYLIPSNTWEPVQHALVALRSWLR